The genomic window GAAGCCGGCCGCGGCGAGCTCGGCGACCTCCCGGTGCGGGCGCGTCCCCTCGCGCTCGTGCACGGGCGCGGCTGCGGCGATCGCCTCGAAGAGCGGCGCGAACCGCGCACGGACCGCGGCCAGGCCGGTCCCGGTCACGGGTGCCGCGGCGGTCATGCCGTCGCTCCCGCCGCCGCGGCCGGCTCGGACGCATCGGATGCGGCGGCACCCGCCTCCCGGGTGTGCGACGGTGCGGCATCCGGCGCTGAGGCATCCGGCGCTGAGGCATCCGTACCGGCGGCCGCCCATCCGCCCGGCCCGAACGCCCCGCGATACCGGGCCGCCGGGTGACGGTCGTTCAGTCTCGCGGCGCCGAAGAGCCGGCCGCGCAGCGTCGGCTCGGGACCGTACTCGCGCTGCGCGAGGCCGCGCTCGCGGAGCACCGGCAGGACCTTCTCGGCGAACTCCTCGAACGAACCCGGGATCACCCAGTTGATGACGTTGACGCCGTCGATGCCGGCCGCCTGCCACTCGGCGAGCGCATCGGCGATCTGCTCGGGCGTCCCGACGATCCGCGTCGAGCGCGAGATCAGCAGGGCGACGTCGCGGACCACCGGCTCACGGTCGGTGATCGCCTTCGCGGCCCACTCGGTCAGGCCCTTCGCCGTGTTGGTGTCGACGTCCCTGATCGGCGTCTCCGGATCGTAGACGCGGCCGGTCTTGTCGACGAGCGCCGAGTGCGCGAGGTAGCCGTCGATCGACACGTAGCGCTCGTACTCGGCGGCCTTCGCCAGCGCTTCCTCCTCGGTGTCGCCGATCACGAACGACAGGCCCTGGAAGAACTTGACGTCCTCGGGCCGCCGACCCGCTTCGACGGCCTGCCTGCGCGTGTCGTCGATGAGCTCCCTCGCGAGCGCCGGGTTCGGCGCGATGATGAACGTCGCCTCGGCGTGCTGCGCCGCGAAGGCGCGCCCCGATGTCGAGGAGCCCGCCTGGTAGAGCACGGGCGTGCGCTGCGGCGACGGGGAGGGCAGGTGCGGCCCCTGCACCGAGTAGCGCTCGGACTCGTGATGGATCTTGTGGATCTTCGCCGGGTCGGAGTAGATGCCGCGTTCGCGATCCTTGAGGAGGGCGTCGTCCTCCCACGATCCCTCCCAGAGCTTGTAGGCGACGTCGACGTACTCGGCCGCCCACGCGTACCGCTCGGCGTGGTCGGTCAGTCGCGGGTACCCGAAGTTGCGTGCGCCGTTGTCCTGCAGCCCCGTCACGATGTTCCACGCCACGCGGCCCTTCGAGATGTGGTCGAGCGTCGAGACCTGTCGGGCGAACTGGTACGGATGGCTCTGGGCCACGTTCGACGTCAGCGCGAGGCCGATCCGCTCGGTGTGCACGGCGAGCGCGGCCACGAGCGGGATCGGGTCGTTCGACGGGATCTGCAGCCCCTCGCGGATGTACACGTCGAAGTCGGCGTCCGCGTCGCCGTAGACGCCGGTCACGTCGGCGAAGAACAGCGCGTCGAACTTCGCGGCCTCGAGCGTCTTCGCGAGGTCGATCCAGACCTCCACGTCCTCGAAGTCGACCTGCCGGGCGTCGGGGCGCCGCCACTGGCCGTGGTGGATGTGGGAGTTCGTGTTCATCACGAACGCGTTGAAGTGCAGCGGGATGGTCATGACCGGCTCCTCGGTTCGAATGCGGGAATGGAGGCGATGAGGCGGCGCGTGTACTCGTGCGCCGGGTGGTGGAAGATGCGGTCGGGCGCGCCCTCCTCGACCACGCGTCCGTCCTTCATGACGAGCACGCGGTGGCTGAGGTGGGCGATGACGCCGAGATCATGCGAGATGAACAGGTACGACAGGCCCAGTCGCCGTTGCAGGACGACGAGCAGGTCGAGGATCTGCGCCTGGATCGTCACGTCGAGGGCCGAGACGGCCTCGTCGAGCACGATGATGTCGGGCGCGGTCGCGAGCGCGCGGGCGATCGCGATGCGCTGGCGCTGCCCGCCGGAGAGCGTCCGAGGGAAGCGGCGGAGCACGCCCGGCGGCAGTCCCACCTGGCCGAGCAGTTCCAGGATCCGCTCGTCGCGGCCGGCCGACGTGCGGTGGACGTCCGCCGGGAGCGCATCGCGCAGGATGCGTTCGACGTTCCAGCGCGGGTCGAAGCTGGACAACGGATCCTGCGACACCACGGCGATCCGCGACCGCAACGCCCGGCGCCGGGTCTCGCGGACCCCGGTCCACGGCTCGCCGAGCAACGTCACCGTGCCGGCATCCGCCTTCTCGAGGGCCAGCGCGATGCGACCCGTCGTGCTCTTGCCCGAACCGGACTCGCCGACGATCCCGAGCGTCTCGCCGCGATGCAGCCGAAACGATACGTCGTCGACCGCCGTCGTGGCGACGCCGTCGGGCCCGCGGAACCGCTTCACGAGCCCGGTCGCCTCGAGCACGACCGTGTCGAGCACCTCGGGCTGCGGCGGCGCCGCGACCAGCAGCTCTGCACCCTCTGGGCTGAGCGCCGTGCCGCGGGTGGCCTCGTCGGGTACGGCCGCGATGAGCGCACGGGTGTACTCCTCGTGCGGCTCGCGCAGCACTCGGGCCGCCGGGCCCTGCTCGACGACCCGGCCGTCCCGCATGACGAGGATGTGATCGGCCAGTTGCGCGACGACCGACAGGTCGTGGCTGATCAGCAGGATCGACGAGCCGCGGCGCTTCGCGTCCTCGAGGAGAGCGAGCACCTGCGCCTGCACGGTCACGTCGAGCGCCGTCGTCGGCTCATCGGCGATGACGACGTCGGGGTCGAGCGCGAGCGCCGACGCGATGAGCGCGCGCTGGCGGAGCCCGCCCGACAGCTGGTCGGGACGCTGCCGCGCCCGCCGCTCGGGCGCCGGCACGCCGACCGCCCCCAGCAGCTCGACGGCCTTCCGGCGCCGCGAGGTGCGGTCGCCCCAGCCGTGCAGCCGCAGGCTCTCCTCGATCTCGGCGCCCACCGGGCGGAGCGGGTCGAGCGACACGAGCGCGTCCTGCAGGATGAATCCGACCTCACGGCCGCGGATGCCCCGCCACCGGCGTTCGCCGAGCCGGCGCACGTCGCGCTCGTGCAGCACCAGCTCGTCTGCGCGCACCTGCGCCCCACGACCGGTGAGGCCCACGATCGTCCGCGCGGTGACGGACTTGCCCGACCCCGACTCTCCGACGATCGCGACGCACTGCCCCGGGTCGAGGTCGAACGACACGCCGTGCACGATGGGTCGGATGCCGTCGCGCGTCTCGAATCCGACCGACAGGTCGCGTACGCGTACCCGCGAACGGAATGCCGGCAGGTCGTCGATCGCCGCGGCGAGCGCAGGCCCCGCCTCGGACTGGATGGTGCTCATCATCTCTCCCCCTTCTCGAGGAACGTCTGGAGGTGGCGGCCGAGTGTCGTGGTCGTGAGCGCAAGCAGCACGATCACCAGGCCCGGGATCACCGTGAGCCACGGCGAGACCGTGATGTACTGGCGACCGGCGTCGAGCAGGGCGCCCCATTCGGGTGCAGGCGGCGCGATGCCGAGCCCGAGGAACGACAGGCTCGACGCCCACACGATCGACTGGCCGATCGACAACGCGAACACGGCGACCAGCGGCCGGAGGGCGTTCGGCAGCACATGTCGGCGGAGGATGCGTGCTCGCGAGTGCCCCAGCGCGACCGCGGCCTCGACGTACGGCGCGCGCCTCGCGGCGAGGATCTGCCCGCGCACCATGCGCGCGTAGCCCGGTGCCGTGCCGAGCCCGACCGCGAGCACGAGCGTGAGCGCCGACGGGCCGAGGACCGCGATGAGCAGGAGCGAGAGCAGCAGCGCGGGGAAGGCGAAGGCGACCTCGAGCGTCCAGCCCACGAGCCCCGCGACGACCCGGTTGCCGAGTGCGGCCAGCCCGCCGAGCACCACGGCGATGGCGAGGCTCACCCCCGCCGCCCCGATGCCGACGCCGAGCGAGGCGGACGTGCCGTGCACGACGCGGGCGTAGAGGTCGCGGCCGGCCTCGTCGGTGCCGAACCAGTGATCCGCCGACGGCGGCTGGAGGGTGGACTCGAAGTCCATCGCGTACGGGCCCTGGGCGGACAGCAGGTACGGCCACAGGGCGGCGACCGCGAAGACGGCGGTCGCCGCGAGCGCGGCGTACAGGTCCCACGGGTGCCCGGCGAGCCGGCGCGCGAAGGCGCGCCGGTCGGTCGCCGGCCCGGCGTCCGGGCGATCGGCGGGCGTGCGATCGGCGGGCGCGCGGTCGGTGAGTGCGGTCATGCGGTCCTCCTCAGGCGCGGGTCGATGAGCACGTAGGCGAGGTCGACGAGCAGGTTCGCGATCACGTAGAAGCCGGCGATGAGCATCACGATCCCGATCACGACGGGCATGTCCTGGCTGCTCACGGCGGTCACGAGCACCTGCCCGATGCCGGGCCTCGCGAACACCGACTCGACGACGACCGCGCCGGACAGGGTGGCGCCGAGCGCCCACCCCGACAGCGTGACCGCGGGGAGCACGGCGTGCCGGAGCACGTGGCGGAGCCGGATGCCGACGTCGCCCATGCCCCGCGTCCGCGCGGTGAGCACGAACGGCGCGTCCAGCGCGCGTTCGAACTCGGTGCGGGTGGCCTGCCCGAGGAATCCCGCGAGCGGGATCGCGAGCGTGAGTGCCGGGAGGACGATCCCGACGGGGCCCGTGCCGCCGATCACCGGGAACCAACCCAGCGTGAGCGCGAAGACGAGCAGGAGGATGATCCCGAGCCAGTAGTGCGGGAGGCCCGCCGCCACGGTGTCCGCGAAGCCCCCGACGGCGTTCGCGGCGGGTCCGCGGCCGGCCGTGAGCGTCACCCAGACCACCATGATGATCCACGCGAACGCGATCGCGGTCAGCGAGAGCACGATCGTCGCGCCGAGCTGGTCGGCGATGATCGCGCCCACCGGCCGATGCTGCTGGTACGACAGCCCGAGGTCGCCGAGGAACAGGCCCTTGAGATACCCCAGGTACTGCAGGACGAGCGGGTCCTCGAGGTGGTACTCGGCACGAATCGGCGCGAGCTCCTCCGCGGTCCGCTCGACCGCCTGGCCGGCGCGGATGTTCAGGATGACGGTGGCCCGGTCCCCGGGCAGCGAGGCCTGGGCGAAGAACGCCGCGGTGGCCGCACCGAGCAGCACGAGCACCGCGCCGCCCAGCTTCCGGGCGATGAGCGTCAGGACGGCGAAGCCCCGCGGCGGCCGCCCCGGTTCGACCGGGGCGGCGCCGCCGAGCACGGCGCCCGTCGACGAGACGGCGGTGCTACTGGACGAAGTGCGCGTCATAGAAGGTCGGTCCTCCCTGTGCGTGCTCCTGCCAGACGTCCTTCAGGTCGGGCGAGACGGCGAGCGTGGAGAGTCGGTCGTAGACGCCGATGGCCAGCGCGTGGTCGGCGATGTACTCCTGCGCCTGCGCGTAGAGCGCGTTCTGCGCCTCGACGTCGGGCTCGGAGTTGGCCTGCAGGATGATCGCCTGCAGTTCGGGGTAGTCGGTGAACGAGGCGTTCCAGTTGTTGGGGTTGCCTCCGGCGCCCGCGCCCCAGTTGATCTGGAGGATGCCGCTGGTCACCGCCGTCCAGTATCCGGGGTAGATGTCGCGCTCGTCGGGCTTGCTGTACGCGCCCGCGAACGCCTCGGCCTGCGGCACCGGGATCAGGTCGACGGCGAAGCCGACCTGTTCGGCCTGCTCCTTGACGCCCTGGAGGATGGATGCCCCGTCGGCGTTGATGATCGAGCCGGCGAAGTACGGCAGCGTCACCTCGAGCGGCTCGCCGCCCTGCTCGCGCGTCCCGTCGCCGTCGGCATCGGTCCAGCCGGCCTCGTCGAGCAGCTCGTTCGCGCGGTCGGGGTCGTAGGAGTACCGGTTCGCGGCGTCCTCGCTCCAGCCGGGCGTGGTCTGGCTCACCCCGCCGTTGCCCTCGTAGGGGATCACGCCCTGGCCGATCGACTCGACGATCTGCTCCCGGTCGACCGCGTAGGCGAACGCTTGCCGCACGCGCTCGTCGGTGAACGGGCCCTGCGCGGTGTTGAAGGTCAGCTGCTGCGGCCGGCCGGGGGTGATGTACTTGTGCAGCTCGAATCCGGCGTCGCCGGTCGGCTTCCACTGCACCGCCGGCACGTCGTAGATCGCGTCGAGTTCGCCGCTCTTCAGGGCTGCGACCCGGGTCGTGGCATCCGGGATGAACTTCCAGACCACCTCCTCGACGTGCGCCGGACCGGTGTGGCGGGCGTTCGCTGGCCACGACGTGTAGTCGGCGTTGCGCGTGAGCACGATCTCCTGGCCGCGCGTCCAGTGGTCGACGGTGAACGCGCCGCTGCCGATCGGCTGCGCGCAGTTCTCCTCCTTGGTCCGCGTCTCGAGCGCCTGCTGCGACTGGATGCCGAAGTATCCCTGCGTGAGGTTGTCCGCGAGCCGCGGGTAGGGCTGGGACAGGTTCACCCGCACGGTCAGCTCGTCGACGACCTCGGCCGACTCGTAGTAGCCGCCCAGCCAGGCGAGTGCGGTGCTGTTGCCGCCGCCGTTCACCCAGTACTCGAAGTTGTACGCGACGGCCTCGGCGTCGACGGCGGTGCCGTCGGTGAACGTCACGTCGGGCTTGAGCGAGAAGGTCCAGTGCAGGCCGTCGTCGCTCGCGTTCCACTCCTCGGCGAGCCAGGGGACGACCTGGTGGTCCTCGTCGAGGGCGACCAGGCTGTCGAGGACGTTGTAGCTCAGGTACGACTGCTCGATCCAGCCGCCGAACACGCACGCGGGTTCCTGCTGGTGGCCGTAGACGATCGACCCGCCGTCGACGGGCTGCCCGTCGGCCTCGTCGGAGACCGTGCCGGCCGCGCAGCCCGCGAGGGCGAACGTCGCGGCGGTGCTCGCGGCGAGCAGCGCGAGTGCTCGGGATCGTGTGGTCATGGTGCGGCTCCTTCGGCGGCCGGCGGCCGGTGTCGTGGGTCGGAAGCCACCATGCTGAAGGGCTCGCGGCGCATCCGCGAGCGACCGGGTCACCTGCCGTCGCGCGGCGAAAGACGGCGCGACACGACGACGCCGCGGGTCATCCGAACCCGGCTGCGACGCAACGCTTCGTCACGGGGCGGACGACGCGGCCGCGTCATCCGCCGTCACGCGAGCCGCGAGACCGCCTGCTCGAGCCCGCTCCAGAACCGTTCGACGTCGATGCCGATCGCGACGGCGGCGTTCGGCTCGCGGGCGAGCATCCCGTCGAGGTCGGCCACGGTGGCACCGACGGTCTCGGTGCCGACGAGTTCGACGTCGAGGCGGGTCCGCACGACATCGACGCAACCGGGATCGGCGAGCACCGCGACGGCGACCGGGTCGTGCAGCGGTCCGTCGGGCATGCCGAACACCTCGTCGTTGGTGCGGCAGAAGAACTCGAGCAGTTCGTCGCCGAACGCCGACGTGCCCGTGCCGATCGAGGCCAGCCGCGCCCGCACCTCGGCCGTGACGAGCGCGCGATGCGTGACGTTCAGCCCGACCATCGTGAACGGCACGCCGCTGCGCAGCACGACGTCCAGCGCCTCGGGGTCGACCCACGCGTTGAACTCCGCGTACGGCGTGACGTTGCCGCGCTCGGTCGAACCGCCCATCCACACGATCTCGCGGATCCGCGACACGACGTCGGGTCGGTCGCGCACCAGCACGGCGACGTTCGTGATCGGCCCGGTCGCGATGATCGCCACGGGTTCGGATGCCTCCGCCAGCGTGTCGGCCATGAGGTCGGTCGCGCTTCGCGGGTCGAGCTCGAACGCCGGCTCGGGGAGCTCGGGCCCGCCGAGCCCGTTCTCGCCGTGGATCCACTCGGCGGTCGACAGGGCGCGGCTGAGCGGACCCGCCGCGCCCGCGGCGACCGGCACGTCGGTGACGCCGGCGACCGTCAGGGCGATGCGCGCATTGCGACCCGTGTGCTCGAGCGGCACGTTGCCGCCGACCGTCGTCACCGCGAGCAGGTCGAGTGCCGGATGCCCCGCCGCCAGCCAGAGCGCGAACACGTCGTCGTGCCCGGGATCGCAGTCGACGATGACGGGGAGGCTCACGCGCCGCCCTTCCGGCCGGTCACGGCGTCGGATGCCTCGAGCACGCGCTCGCGCGAGGCGTACGCGTCGACCGTTCCGGGATGCTGCACCGCCAGCGAGGCCGCGGCGACCGCGATGCGGACGGCGTCGTCGAGCCCGCGGCCCTCGGCGAGGAAGGCGGCGAGGGTGCCGGTGAATCCGTCGCCGGCACCGGTCGTGTCGACCGCCTGCACGGTCGGCGCCGTCACGGCGACGGTCTCGGTCTCCGTCGCGGCGACGGCACCGGCCGCGCCGAGCGTCACCACGAGGGATCGGGCGAGGCCGGAGCGGACCGCGGCGGCCGTGGCCTCGCGCCAGACGTCGAGCTCGGCGCCGTCGACGAGATCGTCGGCATCGGCATCGGTGCCGTCGAGATGGGGGCCGATGCCGACCTGGCGGGCCTCGTGCTCGTTCACGACCAGCGGGTCGGCGAGCGCCAGCGTCGACGCTGCGACCGGTACCGGGGGAGCGAGGTTGAGCACGAATCGGATGCCGGCCTCGGCGGCTGCCGCCGCCACACGGTCGACCACTTCGGCGGGGAGCTCGCCCTGCGTGAGGACGATGTCCGCACCGGCCAGCCGGTCGCCACGGAGCTCGACGTCGGCGGCGGTCCAGTCCAGGTTCGCGCCGCCCGCGACCACGACGGTGTTCTCTCCCGACGCGGTGACGGTGATGAGGGCGACGCCGGTCGGCGCATCCGGTATCCGCTCCAGATGCCGGGTCGACAGGCCGAGGCGTTCGAGGGTCTCGGTCGCGAGCGCGCCGTTCGCATCGTCGCCGATGCGGGCGAGCAGGTCGACCTCGGCTCCGGCGACGTGCGCTGCGACGGCCTGGTTGGTGCCCTTGCCACCGAGCGCGAGCCGGAACCCGGAAGCCGAGATCGTCTCGCCGGGCCGGGCGAAGGCGTCGACGTAGCAGGTCGCGTCGACGTTCAGCGACCCGAAGACGACGACCCGGGAACTCATGCGGTCGGGCCGGTGCCCTGCAGCGACGCGGTGAGGAGTTCGCCACCGGCGCGGTTCACGAAGCAGTAGTACGAGCGGACGCCCGCCGTCCACTGGGCCTCGGTCACCGGGTACGCGGACTGGATCTGCAGGTCGGGGATACCTGCGGCCGCCGCGACGTCGACGACGCCGGCGGACACGCAATGAGCCTGTGCCGCCGCGCCGGCCTCGGCCTCGCCGGGGAACGGCGCCGCCGGGTCGTCGCTGAGCGAACCACGGTAGACGAGCTGCGCGCCATGCGGAGCGGCGCAGTCGACCACGGTGAACTCCTCGGCCCACGGACCGGCGAAGGGCTCGATGCACTCACCGCCGAACATCGTGTCCCACGCGTGCACGCCCGGCGGCTGGATCGCCGTCGGCACGGGCGGCGGCGTCGCGGTGGCGGTCTGCGCGGCCGTCGTCTCGGCACCGGCGGACCCGCTCGGCAGGGCTGCGGTGCCGGAGCCGCCGCCGAGCCGGGTGCCGAACCAGAACAGACCGGCGACGATCAGCAGCGCGGCAAGCCCGCCGGCGACCCAGATCAGCGTCTTCGGAAGACCGCCGCCGGAGCCGGAGCCGTTCGTGCCCGAAGACCCCGCGCCGCCGGGCGGACGCGAGCCCGCCGCGGCTCCCGCCGGCCCGGCCGATCCTCGTGGCCCGGTCGATCCGACCGGTCCGCCGGCCGCCGCGAACGGCTGCGCACCGGCGCGGCCGGGGCCCTGCGCAGACGGAACGGCTCCGGCCGCGACGGCCGACGCGCCGAACAACGCCGTCAGGCCGGTGTCGGTCGACTCGGCATTCGAGGCATCCGACCGCGGCGCCTCGCCGTAGGGCGACGTCGGGTCGTACTGCGCCGTGCGGTCGTACTGCGCCGTGCGGTCGTACTGCGCCGTGCGGTCGTACGGCGCCGTCGGGAGCGGGTCGGCCTGGGCCGACTCCTCGGCCGACGCGAGCCAGGTCCGCCGCTCCGGTCGCGGCTCCACCTCGGCGCCATCCGGTGCGGGAGCCTCGAGGTCGGCCTTCGGATCGGCCGCGTGCGGATCGGCCCGAAGGTTCCAGGCGTACGTCGGCTCATCGGCGTCCGGCCCAACCCCCTGCACCGGGTCGGCGAAGGGCCGGCCGTACGCGAGGGTGTCGGCCCGGGAGTCGAGGCCCCTGGGATCCCCGTCGAGGACGGCGTCATCCGAATCGAACGGGTCGGGGTCCTCGTCGAAGGCGCCGAACCCGAGCGACGAGAAGTCGTCGCCGTCGCCGGGTCCGGACGGGCCGGAGTCCGGAGCGACCGGTTCGGGCGCCGGGATCGTGGGGTGCGCGGCGCGTCCGGATCCGAGCGCGGCGAGCAGGTCGTCGACGGGAGGCTCCGGATCGGATTGCTCAGGGTCGGCATCGTCCCAGCGGACGGAGGCGAAAGCCGGGAACGGGGCCCTGGCGCGCGGCGCCTGGGCCATGGACTCATCTGGAGCGTCCAAGGACCAGTGCTGAGCCGCGACCGGCTCGAGATCGGCGGCAGGGCCGCGGACCTCGAGGAAGGGGAGCGGATCACCGTCGAATCGCGGGGCGTCGTTCGTCAGGGGCGCGCCCGGAGGCTGCGCCGGCTGCGAGGACGAGGCACGGGGCGCCCACTGCACCGGGTCGACATACGGCTCGGGCTCGGGGTCACCGGCGGGCTCGGCATACCCGACCGGCTCGGCGTACCCTGCCGGCTCGGCGTACCCGACCGGCTCGGCGTAGTCATCGCCTGCGAAGGGCTGCTGCGGCTGCGCCCACGGGTCGTGCTCGACGGGCTGTTGCGGGGTCGCCCACTGCATCGGCTCGGCGGGAACGGGCTGTGCCCACGGGTCCTGCTCCGCGTACGGCTGCGGCGGCTCGGCGTACTGCGGAGCTTCGGCGAATCCGCCGGTCCCGTCGTACTGCGGCTCGGCGTACTGCGGAGCGTCGGCGAATCCGCCGGTCCCGTCGTACTGCGGTTCGGCGTACGGCTGCGGCTCGGCATACTGCTGCGCCTGCGCCCACGGATCGGGTTCGGCATACCGCGGAGCGTCCCCGTACTGCTGGTCGTCTGCCTGCGGCATCCACTGCACGGCGTCGTATCGGGGTTCGGGCTGCGGGGCCGGTGCCGGAACCGCCGGGTCGGGTTCGGACAGTGCCGACCAGATCTCCGCGTCGTAGTCGCCCACGGTGCGCGGCGCCGCCGGCGTGAACGACTGCCGCGCCACGGGCGGCGCAGTGGGTTCGGGCATCCATGACGCCGTACCGTCGGTCGCCTCGGCGAGGCCCTGGTCTCGGTGCTCCGCCGGAACGGGATCGACGAACTCGTCGGGTTGCGACAGTCGGGCGAACGCTGCACGGAGGGAGGCCTCCGCACTGGTCTGCGCGGTCGGTCCACCCGACGATTCGCCCCACTGGAGCGCGAACGGCGCGGCGGGCGTCACCGGCCCGGGCGGCACCTCCGGGGCCGGCGCGTACGGTGCGGACGCGGGCGGCTGCGGCGCCGGGGCGGGCGGCGGCGCCCACGTCGGTGCATCCTGCACGGGAGCGGGCTCGGCGAACCGGGACGGCGGCGTGAACTGCTGGAGCGCCTCGGGCTGCGGCGTCACCATCGGCCCCCCGATCACCGGCTGGGCGTGCGGCGGGGCATCCGACGGGCCGGCCTGCGCTGCGGGCGCAGCCGGTTCCGCGAGCGAGAACCAGTCGTCGATCTCCTGGTGACGGCGTACCGGCTCCGGACGGAGGGGCTCCGGCTCGACGGGTTCAGGCGCATACGCCGCAGGCTCGAACGCTGCCGGCTCGAACGGCGCGGCAGGCCGGAACGGCTCCGCAGGCGGCACCGGAGCCGACGGGAATCCCCGGGCCTGCTCCTGTGCCT from Agromyces sp. LHK192 includes these protein-coding regions:
- a CDS encoding septum formation family protein yields the protein MRSGGGRGDAFEDDGADWLLGAFDRASDPSTAPVPLSEEPAQPFSPFAFEAQEQARGFPSAPVPPAEPFRPAAPFEPAAFEPAAYAPEPVEPEPLRPEPVRRHQEIDDWFSLAEPAAPAAQAGPSDAPPHAQPVIGGPMVTPQPEALQQFTPPSRFAEPAPVQDAPTWAPPPAPAPQPPASAPYAPAPEVPPGPVTPAAPFALQWGESSGGPTAQTSAEASLRAAFARLSQPDEFVDPVPAEHRDQGLAEATDGTASWMPEPTAPPVARQSFTPAAPRTVGDYDAEIWSALSEPDPAVPAPAPQPEPRYDAVQWMPQADDQQYGDAPRYAEPDPWAQAQQYAEPQPYAEPQYDGTGGFADAPQYAEPQYDGTGGFAEAPQYAEPPQPYAEQDPWAQPVPAEPMQWATPQQPVEHDPWAQPQQPFAGDDYAEPVGYAEPAGYAEPVGYAEPAGDPEPEPYVDPVQWAPRASSSQPAQPPGAPLTNDAPRFDGDPLPFLEVRGPAADLEPVAAQHWSLDAPDESMAQAPRARAPFPAFASVRWDDADPEQSDPEPPVDDLLAALGSGRAAHPTIPAPEPVAPDSGPSGPGDGDDFSSLGFGAFDEDPDPFDSDDAVLDGDPRGLDSRADTLAYGRPFADPVQGVGPDADEPTYAWNLRADPHAADPKADLEAPAPDGAEVEPRPERRTWLASAEESAQADPLPTAPYDRTAQYDRTAQYDRTAQYDPTSPYGEAPRSDASNAESTDTGLTALFGASAVAAGAVPSAQGPGRAGAQPFAAAGGPVGSTGPRGSAGPAGAAAGSRPPGGAGSSGTNGSGSGGGLPKTLIWVAGGLAALLIVAGLFWFGTRLGGGSGTAALPSGSAGAETTAAQTATATPPPVPTAIQPPGVHAWDTMFGGECIEPFAGPWAEEFTVVDCAAPHGAQLVYRGSLSDDPAAPFPGEAEAGAAAQAHCVSAGVVDVAAAAGIPDLQIQSAYPVTEAQWTAGVRSYYCFVNRAGGELLTASLQGTGPTA